From a region of the Mucilaginibacter auburnensis genome:
- a CDS encoding sodium:solute symporter family transporter, which produces MKELAIGDWVVFLIYFVIVAAYGLWVYNRKKVVGVSSSKDYFLAEGSLTWWAIGASLIASNISAEQFVAMSGNGFTMGLAISTYEWMAALTLVIVAVFFIPVYLKNKIFTMPQFLHQRYNSTVAMIMAVFWLLLYVIVNLTSILYLGAIAIHGISGINFGVCIGLLAVVSIIITLGGMKVIGFTDVIQVFFLILGGLVTTYIAVNQVAEHYGQSGLMSGLKLMHDNYNDHFHMILDRDNKSYGDLPGLTVLLGGMWIVNLNYWGCNQYITQRALGADLKTARGGILFAAFLKLLMPVIVVLPGIAAYVLFKEQVFDPQSAASVGENADNAYPVLLNLLPSGIKGLAFAALTAAVVASLAGKANSIATIFTLDIYKKKINPEASEKNLVTVGKATVVIAMALGVIISPFLGIDKKGGFQFIQEYTGFVSPGIFAMFFLGFFWKKASSNAALFATIGGFGISVFFKFLPKFADLSGLYNIGFAYKNAQSGLWEIPFLDRMGITFVLCMIAMIVISLIDASRGKKTNGLEVDSSMFKTTGGFAAGALIIIGILVALYTVFY; this is translated from the coding sequence ATGAAAGAATTAGCTATTGGCGATTGGGTAGTATTCCTAATTTACTTCGTTATCGTCGCTGCCTACGGTTTATGGGTGTACAACCGTAAAAAAGTCGTGGGTGTATCTTCATCAAAAGATTACTTTTTAGCCGAGGGTTCGCTTACCTGGTGGGCTATCGGTGCATCACTTATCGCATCAAACATTTCTGCCGAACAATTTGTGGCCATGAGCGGCAACGGCTTTACCATGGGTCTGGCCATATCTACTTACGAGTGGATGGCGGCATTAACCCTGGTTATTGTGGCCGTTTTCTTTATTCCGGTTTACCTGAAGAATAAGATCTTTACCATGCCTCAGTTTTTGCATCAGCGTTATAACAGCACTGTAGCAATGATCATGGCTGTTTTCTGGCTTTTACTTTATGTTATAGTTAACTTAACTTCCATACTTTACCTTGGAGCTATTGCTATACACGGAATATCGGGCATTAACTTTGGCGTTTGTATAGGTTTGTTAGCGGTGGTTTCTATCATCATCACCTTAGGTGGTATGAAGGTAATTGGTTTTACAGACGTTATACAGGTGTTTTTCCTGATATTAGGTGGTTTGGTTACTACTTACATTGCTGTAAATCAGGTTGCCGAGCATTATGGTCAAAGCGGTTTAATGAGCGGCTTAAAATTAATGCACGACAATTATAACGACCACTTCCACATGATTTTAGATCGCGACAACAAAAGCTATGGCGATTTACCAGGCTTAACCGTGTTGTTAGGTGGTATGTGGATTGTAAACCTTAACTACTGGGGTTGTAATCAATACATCACGCAGCGTGCTTTGGGCGCTGACTTAAAAACTGCACGTGGCGGTATCTTATTCGCAGCATTCCTTAAATTATTAATGCCGGTAATTGTGGTATTACCCGGTATTGCTGCTTACGTGTTGTTTAAGGAGCAGGTATTTGATCCGCAAAGCGCTGCAAGCGTTGGCGAAAATGCCGATAACGCTTACCCCGTGTTATTGAACTTGTTACCTTCAGGTATTAAAGGGTTAGCTTTTGCAGCCTTAACAGCTGCGGTAGTTGCTTCATTAGCAGGTAAAGCCAATAGTATTGCAACCATTTTTACGCTTGACATCTACAAAAAGAAAATTAACCCTGAAGCCAGCGAGAAAAACCTGGTTACTGTAGGTAAAGCCACTGTAGTTATTGCTATGGCATTAGGTGTTATTATTTCACCTTTCCTGGGTATTGATAAAAAAGGTGGTTTCCAGTTTATTCAGGAGTACACAGGCTTCGTATCTCCGGGTATTTTCGCCATGTTCTTCTTAGGCTTCTTCTGGAAAAAAGCATCATCAAACGCAGCTTTATTTGCTACTATAGGTGGTTTTGGCATCTCGGTATTCTTTAAGTTCTTACCTAAGTTTGCTGATCTTTCAGGCTTATACAACATTGGTTTTGCTTACAAAAATGCGCAAAGCGGTTTGTGGGAAATTCCTTTCCTTGACCGTATGGGTATCACCTTTGTTCTTTGTATGATAGCCATGATCGTTATCAGCTTAATTGATGCAAGCCGTGGCAAGAAAACCAACGGTTTGGAAGTTGATTCTTCTATGTTTAAAACAACCGGTGGCTTTGCTGCAGGCGCGTTGATCATTATTGGTATTTTAGTGGCGCTTTACACTGTGTTCTATTAA
- a CDS encoding type III polyketide synthase, with the protein MPHIAATATVTFPFKTQQQAVKQQAHAMFSANFPQTDRLIFAFDNTEIITRNFCKPLEWYGQPTTFEERNADFQKIALEYSVKAVEDCIARAGINKDEITDILFVTTTGLATPSMDALIVNAMRLNPNINRTPIWGLGCGGGVSGMAKAGTVAIANPDAVVLLVAVELCSLTLMKNDYSKSNFIGSSLFSDGVAACIVKGDNHPHPAAKVDYIAASSKLYYDSLDVMGWEFKDTGFKVLFSKDIPTFINENVKQDIGEFLQKHNLQLSDINNFIFHPGGKKVLDAYTKALQVEGDFLKHTREVMNDNGNMSSATVLYVLDKFINDGFEDGYGLMMAMGPGFSSEMALLKLSNN; encoded by the coding sequence ATGCCTCATATAGCAGCAACCGCTACGGTTACCTTTCCATTTAAAACACAACAGCAAGCGGTTAAACAGCAGGCCCATGCTATGTTTTCGGCCAATTTCCCGCAAACTGATAGACTGATCTTTGCTTTCGATAATACTGAAATCATTACCCGCAACTTTTGCAAACCATTAGAGTGGTACGGCCAGCCCACAACGTTTGAAGAACGCAACGCCGATTTTCAGAAAATTGCGTTAGAATATTCTGTTAAAGCCGTTGAAGATTGTATTGCAAGGGCAGGCATTAACAAAGATGAAATAACCGATATATTATTTGTGACTACCACCGGTTTGGCTACACCGAGCATGGATGCTTTAATAGTAAACGCCATGCGCTTAAACCCCAACATTAACCGTACACCTATATGGGGTTTGGGTTGTGGTGGTGGTGTTTCGGGTATGGCTAAAGCGGGTACGGTAGCTATTGCTAATCCGGATGCTGTGGTGTTGCTGGTAGCGGTAGAACTATGTTCGCTTACGCTGATGAAAAATGATTACAGCAAGAGCAATTTCATCGGCTCCAGCCTGTTTTCTGACGGCGTGGCGGCTTGCATTGTTAAAGGCGACAATCACCCTCACCCCGCAGCTAAAGTTGATTACATAGCCGCCAGCAGTAAACTGTACTATGATTCATTAGATGTAATGGGCTGGGAATTTAAGGACACTGGCTTTAAGGTTTTATTCTCTAAAGATATCCCTACCTTTATTAATGAGAATGTAAAACAGGATATTGGTGAGTTTCTGCAAAAACACAATTTGCAATTGAGCGACATCAACAACTTTATATTTCATCCCGGAGGAAAAAAGGTGTTAGATGCCTACACCAAGGCCTTGCAGGTAGAGGGCGATTTTTTGAAACATACCCGCGAGGTGATGAATGATAACGGCAACATGTCAAGCGCTACGGTTTTATACGTACTTGATAAGTTTATTAACGACGGCTTTGAAGATGGCTATGGTTTAATGATGGCTATGGGCCCGGGTTTTTCAAGCGAGATGGCTTTGCTTAAACTATCAAACAACTAA
- the xylA gene encoding xylose isomerase, translated as MGKIVTGEKEFFKGISQIKFEGLESDNPLAFRWYDENRVVAGKTMKEHFKFAGAYWHSFVGNGADPFGGPTHNFEWDQKADAVERAKDKMDAAFEFLTKLNLPYYCFHDVDVVDYTNDIKENDRRLQALVEYAKQKQAESGVKLLWGTANLFSHARYMNGASTNPDFHVLTHGAAQVKAALDATIALGGENYVFWGGREGYMSLLNTNMKREQEHLAKFLHTAKDYARKQGFKGNFFIEPKPCEPTKHQYDYDSATVFGFLQKYDLLNDFKINIEVNHATLAGHTFQHELQVAADAGLLGSIDANRGDIQNGWDTDQFPNDINELTESMLIILEAGGLQGGGVNFDAKIRRNSTDPADLFYAHIGGMDIFARALVTADAILQKSEYKKIRADRYASYDSGKGKEFEEGKLSLEDLREYAIQNGEPAVTSGRQEYLENLINRYI; from the coding sequence ATGGGAAAAATAGTAACAGGCGAGAAAGAATTCTTTAAAGGAATTAGCCAGATCAAATTTGAAGGATTGGAGTCAGACAATCCGTTGGCGTTTCGCTGGTATGATGAAAACAGAGTTGTAGCCGGTAAAACAATGAAAGAGCACTTCAAATTTGCGGGTGCTTACTGGCATTCATTTGTTGGTAATGGCGCTGATCCTTTTGGTGGCCCTACTCACAACTTTGAATGGGACCAAAAAGCTGATGCTGTTGAGCGCGCTAAAGACAAAATGGACGCTGCATTTGAGTTCCTTACAAAATTAAACCTGCCTTACTACTGCTTCCATGATGTGGACGTGGTTGATTACACTAACGACATTAAAGAAAATGATCGTCGTTTACAGGCACTAGTTGAGTATGCTAAGCAAAAACAAGCTGAAAGCGGTGTTAAATTGCTTTGGGGTACTGCTAACCTGTTCTCACACGCCCGTTACATGAACGGCGCTTCTACCAACCCTGATTTTCATGTGTTAACACATGGCGCTGCTCAGGTTAAAGCTGCTTTAGATGCTACTATTGCTTTAGGTGGCGAAAACTACGTATTCTGGGGTGGTCGTGAAGGTTACATGAGCCTTTTGAACACTAACATGAAACGTGAGCAAGAGCACTTAGCTAAATTTTTACATACAGCGAAAGATTACGCTCGTAAACAAGGCTTTAAAGGTAACTTCTTTATTGAGCCAAAACCTTGTGAGCCTACTAAACACCAGTACGATTATGACAGTGCTACCGTGTTTGGTTTCTTACAGAAATACGATCTGTTAAACGATTTTAAGATCAACATAGAAGTTAACCACGCTACTTTGGCTGGTCACACTTTCCAACACGAGTTGCAAGTTGCTGCTGACGCAGGCTTGTTAGGTTCAATTGATGCTAACCGTGGTGATATTCAAAACGGATGGGATACTGACCAGTTCCCTAACGACATTAACGAATTAACAGAATCAATGTTGATCATTCTTGAAGCCGGTGGTTTACAAGGTGGTGGCGTTAACTTTGACGCTAAGATCCGCAGAAACTCAACAGATCCTGCTGATCTGTTCTACGCTCACATTGGTGGTATGGACATTTTTGCCCGTGCATTGGTAACTGCCGACGCTATCCTGCAAAAATCAGAATACAAAAAGATCCGTGCCGACCGTTACGCATCTTACGATAGCGGTAAAGGTAAAGAGTTTGAAGAAGGCAAATTGTCTTTAGAAGACCTGCGCGAATACGCTATTCAAAACGGTGAGCCTGCTGTAACAAGCGGCCGTCAGGAATACTTAGAAAACCTGATCAACCGTTACATCTAA
- a CDS encoding WD40/YVTN/BNR-like repeat-containing protein gives MKSKNIKRLFAVVPALLLVAALLNSFALKEKEEEKKPVNEEKTSAVTNIIYKSADGGQTWQDISKGLPERMQREGLWQDGLYTNDHAIYVRAGNGVYRNESNSTTSSWTKDVLPGNQRNIVPTNSGILAYNIRGQFLKKINGANKWVPVYTNFQEQAVQLDKMVDWMYTTYKEREVRSVFETADGTVFISSNNGLFRSTNGGKTWKHVHVGDGRMKLVEQDGVLLSTGKDGVLRSTDNGESWENVLSEGGLGIAVEPLTGGFATIVENVVTKTNTIHISQDNGKTWNEIGAELQPSWNSLFMKRIGLIKSSPNIFAIKQMGKYLVCGRSDGIYRSSDMGKTWTKLALPDAQNKGFNLTVGGSTLYIMPNKGC, from the coding sequence ATGAAAAGTAAAAACATTAAAAGATTATTCGCGGTTGTTCCGGCTTTGTTGCTGGTTGCAGCCCTGTTAAATTCCTTTGCACTAAAAGAAAAAGAAGAGGAGAAGAAACCGGTAAATGAAGAAAAAACATCTGCGGTTACCAATATCATCTATAAGTCTGCAGATGGCGGCCAAACATGGCAGGACATCAGCAAAGGACTTCCCGAAAGAATGCAGCGGGAAGGCCTGTGGCAAGACGGGTTATACACTAATGACCACGCAATATATGTACGCGCCGGAAACGGAGTTTATCGCAACGAATCAAATTCAACAACTTCTTCCTGGACAAAAGACGTTTTACCCGGCAATCAGCGTAACATTGTCCCTACCAATAGCGGCATACTTGCTTACAATATTCGCGGCCAATTTCTTAAGAAAATCAACGGAGCAAATAAATGGGTGCCTGTGTATACCAATTTTCAAGAACAAGCTGTGCAATTAGACAAGATGGTAGACTGGATGTATACGACGTATAAAGAAAGAGAAGTCCGCTCTGTATTTGAAACCGCGGATGGTACAGTTTTTATCTCATCTAATAACGGTTTGTTCCGATCAACTAATGGCGGAAAAACCTGGAAACATGTGCATGTTGGCGACGGCAGAATGAAATTGGTAGAGCAAGATGGAGTATTGCTATCAACAGGAAAAGACGGAGTATTAAGATCAACCGATAACGGTGAAAGCTGGGAGAATGTATTGAGCGAAGGTGGCCTTGGTATTGCTGTAGAACCTTTAACCGGCGGATTTGCCACTATAGTTGAGAATGTTGTAACAAAGACCAATACGATACACATTTCGCAGGATAACGGGAAAACATGGAATGAAATAGGAGCCGAGCTTCAGCCTTCCTGGAATAGTTTATTTATGAAAAGAATAGGATTGATAAAATCTTCACCCAATATTTTTGCTATTAAACAGATGGGTAAATACTTGGTATGTGGCCGCTCAGATGGCATATACCGGTCATCAGACATGGGCAAAACATGGACGAAATTGGCGCTTCCTGATGCACAGAACAAAGGCTTCAATTTAACTGTGGGCGGCAGTACACTTTATATCATGCCAAACAAAGGTTGTTGA
- a CDS encoding isoprenylcysteine carboxyl methyltransferase family protein — protein MYFYIFLAFLITQRLSELYIARRNEKWLLSQGAIQYGQDHYPFMVGMHTLFVISLIVEYNLRDDTPFNYYLLLAFIAVLSFKFWALSSLGKYWNTKIYRVPGVYPVKKGPYKIFKHPNYMEVVLEIAIIPLVFNLYYTAIIFSILNAAMLYVRISVENKVWADK, from the coding sequence ATGTACTTCTATATATTTTTGGCTTTTCTGATCACTCAACGCTTGTCGGAACTATACATAGCGCGCCGGAATGAAAAGTGGTTGCTAAGTCAGGGCGCTATACAATACGGACAGGATCACTACCCTTTCATGGTGGGTATGCATACCTTATTTGTTATTTCATTAATAGTGGAGTACAATTTACGGGATGATACACCTTTCAATTATTACCTGTTACTGGCATTTATAGCCGTACTATCTTTCAAATTTTGGGCGCTATCATCATTAGGCAAATACTGGAATACTAAAATATACCGCGTACCCGGCGTATACCCTGTAAAAAAAGGACCCTATAAAATATTCAAGCATCCTAACTATATGGAGGTGGTGTTGGAAATAGCTATCATTCCTTTAGTGTTTAATCTTTACTACACCGCCATTATATTCTCTATCCTCAATGCGGCAATGCTTTATGTGCGCATAAGTGTAGAAAATAAGGTTTGGGCTGATAAGTAG
- a CDS encoding winged helix-turn-helix domain-containing protein — protein MLDRFNSLLGKSKYMAALVLMPLMALICIAFSLTNTSDFDLAKREILLRKIGHELLLQSHDSTSRVLPVEKKSENEFEIRFEKELMFKPESLVKITQKILNKDAFASDYIVNVIKCGTETVTYGYAISENKKDDIITCKGREQPKACYVINIQFKPKKVAFTKNAALLGGLPVLAFVGLLLLRSGKSRKTLPGVVQNDVFNIGEVIFNAPLKQLIINNNTTDLTGTETRLLLIFASSPNQIIERSRLQKEIWEDEGVIVGRSLDMFISKLRKKLEPAGNVNIVVVRGKGYKLEVTG, from the coding sequence ATGTTAGATAGGTTTAACTCCCTTTTGGGCAAAAGCAAATACATGGCTGCTTTAGTACTTATGCCCTTAATGGCTTTGATATGTATTGCTTTTAGCCTAACTAACACCAGCGATTTTGATTTAGCCAAAAGAGAAATTTTGCTTCGTAAAATTGGTCACGAATTGTTATTGCAATCGCATGATAGTACATCAAGAGTTTTACCTGTAGAAAAGAAAAGTGAGAACGAATTTGAGATAAGGTTTGAGAAAGAACTCATGTTTAAGCCGGAGTCGCTGGTAAAAATAACCCAGAAGATCTTAAATAAAGACGCCTTTGCAAGCGATTACATAGTGAATGTAATTAAATGCGGAACAGAAACGGTAACTTATGGCTACGCCATTTCTGAAAACAAAAAAGATGATATTATAACGTGTAAGGGCCGGGAACAGCCTAAAGCGTGTTATGTAATTAACATTCAATTTAAGCCAAAAAAAGTTGCCTTTACTAAAAATGCCGCTTTGTTAGGAGGCTTGCCGGTTTTGGCATTTGTTGGCTTATTACTTCTAAGATCAGGCAAATCGCGAAAAACTTTGCCCGGCGTTGTGCAGAACGATGTATTTAATATTGGCGAAGTAATATTTAATGCTCCGCTAAAGCAACTTATCATAAACAACAACACTACAGATTTAACCGGAACTGAAACACGCTTATTGCTCATATTCGCATCTTCACCTAATCAAATTATTGAGAGAAGCCGCTTGCAAAAAGAGATTTGGGAAGATGAAGGCGTTATCGTAGGGCGCAGCCTGGATATGTTTATATCTAAACTCCGTAAAAAATTGGAGCCTGCCGGCAATGTGAATATTGTTGTAGTACGGGGTAAGGGGTATAAATTGGAAGTAACTGGATAG